ATGCAGAGTtggaaaatcaaataaacatcaaCATGACAAAAAGAGAGTTCAAGATATGTAAATTTCAAACTTGGTTCAAAGTATGAGATGAACACAGTGGCAATGAGGGACAACGTGCAATGGCAGAGACCAACCAGTACCACATCAACAGAGATGAAGAAGCGACAATGCGATGGCGTAGTGGCGGAGAGTGACAGAGTGGCAATGATGTGGTGGAGGATAGGAATAGAGTGTGGACcaagagagaaagagattaagagaatgaagaaggattctttgattcaagaggcACTAGAGAATTTTAATCTAAAGggtcaacatcggttttgagtaaaaactaatgttaatatAGCAttttacaacatcgattttcagaaaaccaatgttaacttagTTCTTACAACATTAgttttttgaaaaccgatgttaatatcatgatagcaacattggttttcaaaaaattgatattaatatcTAGCTAACAGCACCAGTTTTTTAGAAACCAATGTTAATGAACTAACCTTATTTACATATATGCCACCGTACtttttttaacatcggttttggtaaAACCGATGATAAAATGGTgacattaaaaacatattttttagtagtgtggaTCGGTGGAtccatatatttattcatttctgCTAGTACCAAATACCAATTTGAGTATTTGAAGTAGTGAATGTCATGTTGACTTTGCGTGTTCTCTTTCACACTACCGAAGTGTAGCTCACACAACTCAGATCATTGTCTGTCAGACTTGTGGGTTTGGAGAAACCACTAGTTCATGTGGATCCTAacactataaaatttaaaaggattGAAAGCAGAGAGAATAAAGGAAATTCAAATTGAGtggaaaaaatgtttattaaaagttagaaatgaaGCATTGAGTGTTTAAGAAATTTTAGAATTGTTAGACTTATGTTTAACATAACTTATagatgttatttatatattgagatcattgttttatgtattttagtATACCTGTTTTCATGTACTTTTTAATCTTATGTTTAgtatattttatgtttgtacTTTAAGTGTTTAGTATATGAATACCATTAATATTGGTTGGACtggttttgattttaatttgtagGTTTGGTTTCATTTAACAaacatacaaaatataatttttttctacaaaaacaacatcgattttgaacaaaaactaaCATGGTATAACACatttcaacattgatttttgatAAAATGATGCTGTATAACACATTCAACATTGGTTTTCCTAAAACCAATATTATATATGACTTTTAACATGAGTTTTGCCAAAACTCATATAGAAAACGCTTAAGATATTACACGATTTTGATCACATATCTACATCAATTTTCGAAAGAACTGATGCAGATAATGATTTTTAACATTAGTTTTATaaccaatttaaaaaatgacttttaACGACAATCATTTTAGTATCGgttcaaaatcgatgttgaataTCCTCTAGAACTCATGTTAATGGCCTATTATGTAGTAGTGACTATTTTACACTATCaacacataaattattttatctattcatttattataaatttaattaatatttacatatttataagctttaaatatataaaaataaatatttttatagaatgcacatattaaaatattttgttaaattatgatttttagcATTATAAATTGCACCATCATTAATTCAATTTTcataatcaattattattattttcttatcaatttttattgaataaaaaagagttcttttaatatttattaagcaAATATAGTTAATAATTCAAGGTAGTGACCGAGGCAAGTAACTTCTGAacatcaaagatttttttttttaagaaagttctcaccaagtaaattatagtagtattttaaaaatatatgaagatctctgtaaaaaaaaaaaaaaacctgcatTAATAAGGAGAATAAGAATTAACTTTGAATCCTTAATCACTTTTACCCATCCACCTTACTGTTAGTAATGAGAGAATATTATAAACATATCTAAAACTAGCAGAAAAGTTGAAAACAATGCAGTAGAATGTAACTATTataattgaaagaaagaaaccaaaaaaTCAACCGTTAACCTaccctttgattttttattatagaatTATCCCCATTGACTAAGACGCGAAGAATCAAACAAAAACCTCAAATCcaaaccaaatcaaataaaaattgcatTAACAATTCCTATATCTTATTTATCTTGTCATGTGATAACCGCCTAACGCACCTTTCTactgtcaatatgtgattacGACCTAAATCATTAACAAATATTTGGATTCAtcattcatttataaattagtACCTAATTAAAggtaataaaaaaggaaaaaaataaaaaactcagaTGATATGGTAAGTCGTATAATAATGCAATGGCCTTCTAAATACgatattatctatttttaaatatttcttattagtttttttgcattattataaattattattattttgaataaattaaaaaaattgtgacatctatttattttattaaaaaatcctTGTTAAATACTTATTCAAAGATAAATTTGAAAAGATGTTATAAATACTTCTTACTCTCTAATtagtattattttgaaatttattgtaataataCTTCTTATTCTGTGTTCTAGCTCACAAGGGTGTAAATTATTTGGAATGATGCTATATGTGGTGAGACCTAAGTTCAGTATCCttattttctgtttcttttagaaccaaaaacaatttttttataaaaagaaatcacAAACACACTATCATTGtttgaaaatagaaatcaaaacaCCCATAATCTCGAACTGCATGTTCTGATAAGAATTCacgaataaagaaaaattaaaagtctCAACAAATGTAGTAAGAGGGCAAAAATAGGCTGTAATAACTTGCAAAGTGTGCAGTGAAGTTTTCTTCGTACTACGTAGAAACTTCTCAGTTCTTTCTCACATTTCTGCCCACAGGGATTTGGATTTCGTGTATTGACGCAGTTATACCATCATTAATCTTAtccttcaatttttataaaattaataaaataaataaaaaattaattaagcttCCGATCTTGACTGCCTGCTTGAATGCGTCGGCGGCGCCCATTAGTTTCTCATGCCAACACACCCTATAACGCCTAATTTTGCCCGAGTATTACTATATTGGGAGAACTTTTGCTGACGTGGCGACACATCTGGACCCACATGTCGGCCACCATGCACCATCCCTGGCCCTCGTGTCTCCTCAATAAGCTACACAATTTGAAACATACACGCAATCCTTTGTCTCAATAAGTTCCACTCAGGTACTGTTTTCTCCCGCAACCATGACGTAATTCTGTAAATCACATGTTTCATGCTCCCAATTATTTTCCGCTTCTATAAATACCTCTCCCATTTCGCAACTTTTCTCCATCCATACTCATCCACTTCTTGAACCGTGCCTTAACTAAACTAGAGCTAGAATTAGAGTTAGCTACCTTGCCTAATTCACAAACGCGTCCCTCTACGGCTCTACCTATTAGCTATCTTTTTTGTGCTgtgattgaaattaatttgtgaTAGCTCACCATGGCCATTGCTACTTGTGATCATGATAAGAACGCAAAGGCTTTGCAGTTCATTGAGGATATGACCCAAAACACTGAAAGTGTCCAAGAGAGGGTCCTTGCTGAGATTCTCAGCCAAAACTCCCAGACCGAATACCTGAAACGGTTTGAGCTGAATGGAGCCACAGACCGCGACACTTTCAAGTCAAAGGTTCCTGTCGTTTCCTATGATGATTTGAAGCATGATATCCATCGCATTGCTAATGGTGACCGCTCTCCTATTTTATGCGCTCACCCAATCTCCGAGTTTCTCACCAGGTACATAACCTTAGcgcacacacatatataatacatattatctctctctcttttttttttttttggcaaaaagaACTTTCTATTATTGAAAATATGAGCCAAGGCTGGTACAAGATGTACCAGATTAGTCCACTAGCatacaaagaaataaaaaaataacccaaCTTTAGAATGATGGtgcgaaaaaaaaaaaccctccaCTGTACGGTAaccaagaagagaaaaggaaagaaattgtGAGTTTGAACCTCCTTTActaataaaactaatattttgtccgtaaaaaaaaaaaaagacaagatgCACGTCTGCAATATATGCATATGTCATTTTCTGCAGTTGTCAAACTGCATTGAACATAAATAAAACATTGACCTTTATTAaggtaaaattgtaattttaagtGTAGTGTATATAGtatcatatataatttctttaatttgatatttttatatgaaaatatgaaTTCTGTTTGAATCAGTGTGAATTAATTAAGCAGCTACCGTTAATTAAATTGCAGTTCTGGAACATCTGCTGGGGAGAGAAAATTGATGCCAACCATTCGTCAAGAGATGGACCGTCGTCAATTAATTTTCAGCCTTCCCATGCCAGTGATGAATCAGTATGTTTCCATGCCTTGGTTAATTCCCCTTTCCCTTTACATATAGATAGTTTGGTAACTTCTGTTTTGTGTTTATATTCATGTGCATGTTGTTACATTACACAGATACGTGACTGATATGGACAAGGGTAAGGCTCTCATCTTCCTGTTCACCAAAGCCGAGCAGAAAACTCCGAGTGGCTTAGTGGCACGTCCAGTGTCGGCTAGCATGTACAAGAGCGACCAGTTCAAAAACAGACCCTACGACCCATACAACGTGTACACAAGCCCAGACGAAGCAATCCTCTGCCCCGATTCCTTCCAAAGCATGTACACCCAAATGCTATGCGGCCTCATCATGCGCCATCAAGTCCTCAGAGTTGGTGCAAATTTCGCCTCCGGCCTTCTCCGATCCATCCACTTGCTCCAGCTCAATTGGGCCCAACTATCCCACGACATCTCCACCGGAACCCTAAACCCCAAAATCACTGACCCTGCCATCAAACAACGCATGACCCAAATCCTCAAACCCGACCCAGAACTTGCTGAATTCATTGTGAAAGAATGCTCAGGAGAAAACTGGGAACGCATAATCCCCAGAATCTGGCCAAACACCAAGTATGTAGAGGTGGTTGTGACCGGTGCCATGGCGCAGTATGTTCCAACTCTTGATTATTACAGCGGAGGCCTACCTCTCGCTTCCAACATATACGGATCCTCCGAGTGCTTCTTTGGGATTAACCTCAACCCATTTTGCAACCCCTCTGACGTGTCATACACCATCATGCCAAACATGGGTTACTTCGAGTTCTTGCCTCAGGATCACGATGATGATGCTTCTTCGTCTTCAGGTTCCAGTTTCACTCTGTCGCGTTTAATCGACCTTGATGATGTTGAACTCGGAAAATCCTACGAAATTGTTGTGACCACGTACTCCGGTTTATGCCGTTACCGTGTGGGCGACATTCTCCGAGTGACGGGCTTCCACAACACCGCCCCGCAGTTCAGCTTCGTGAGGAGAAAAAACGTGTTGCTGAGCATCGACTCGGACAAAACGGACGAAGCGGAGTTACAAAACGCCGTGGAGAAGGCCTCCGTGCTGTTGAAGGAGTTCAAGACGAGCGTGGTGGAGTACACGAGCTTTGCGGACACGAAGTCGATCCCGGGGCATTACGTGATTTACTGGGAGCTCTTGATGAAGGACTCTTCCAACGCTCCAACTACTGAAGCGTTGGAGCAGTGTTGTTTAACAATGGAAGAATCGCTGAACGCCGTTTATCGACAAGGTAGGGTTGCGGACCATTCTATTGGACCGTTAGAGATTCGTGTGGTGAAGAATGGAACCTTTGAGGAGCTTATGGACTACGCTATCTCACGTGGCGCGTCTATTAGCCAGTACAAGGTTCCACGGTGCGTGACCTTCACGCCCATAACGGAGTTGCTCGACTCTAGGGTTGAGTCCGTTCATTTTAGCCCCTCTGAACCACACTGGACCCCGGAACGACGTCGTTGAAGGGTAACTACACATACCTGCGTGAAGTCATGCgctcaataattaaaataaagagattgaaagGAATGTGCCTTTTCATTTTGGCCGTGCCTTTTTAAAGTTTATGTGTTATGTTTTAGATTTGTGTCTCTGAAAAATATGGTCAAAAGGAATTGTCCTAGACATCTTTGTCTATCCTATGTAGGAAACCATCATGTGCACACGTTTAATTAGTCGATCTATTTATAATGTtaatacattataattttaatatcctTCACGTGCATGTAACTTTCATGGGGCCAAAAGTCTGAGAAACGGttgtcttttctcttctttttcgtGTAAAGTTAATTACCCGTATATAACATGAATTTGAGTTGAATTAATAAAGTCGTTATAATGTTTCAGATGTGAAACTCAAACTCCAaacatttctcttcttttataaaagaaataaaaaaaagttgtcctTACACGCTAGGTCtaaattttatatgatattttagactaattaatcgTGTATGGTAGTTCTCGAATATTCTTATTAATCACACATAagaatgtctatatatatacGTGTGTGTTTTACACTAATTAATCCTGGGTGGGCATTTCTTTCTTACAACACCAAAAACATCTCTAACAACACTACATTGGAAGtctaagaaaaaaggaaaatgttttgTGGAAAGTGGTGTGGAGTGCGCATTTGGGTCCATTAGGAATGCTATGATCTTTAGGGGGGACCAGCTTGATGTGGAAAACATGTGGGATTTGGTCAAAACAATATTTTGGCTATGACTATCTTCTAAAGCTAAGAACTGCAACTtatgttgaaatataaacttgatttgggcctaaattaattatttggttccttggacttagttattttgggcttaagtaattatgagtcatgtttctagagaattcttgtagtgtttggagtgtctagatatttcttatggttgtaatattctctagaatactctttggatctctagaattgagaactctctagaattagtgtgtctagagttgtCCTTAGAGATAGAGATGTAATCCTACACATTTGTATCaagaaaaaatacaaagttctctcctccataaagaattctccttcttatcaagtttctattcaaagtctccaatattcctaaacacttttcctaaacataaaaaaccttatttccaacaaagtggtatcagagcttcaagaTCCTCAAAAGATGGCGAATAGAGGTTTTCCTTTCCAAATGCCGATGCTCACAAAGAACAACTATGATAATTGGAGTATCAAGATGAAGGCGCTACTAGGAGCTCAAGATGTGTGGGATATCGTAGAGAATGGCTTCGAGGAGCAAGATGAAGCCTCGCTAAGCCAAGGTGTAAAGGAGACGTTGAAGGAGtcaagaaagagagacaagaAAGCTCTCTTTCTCATTTATCAATCGGTGGATGAAGATACTTTTGAGAAGATATCCAACGCAACGACGGCCAAAGAAGCATGGGATAAGCTTCAAACTTGCAACAAAGGAGTTGAGCAGGTAAAAAAGATTCGTCTTCAAACTCTTAGAGGTGACTTTGAGCGTTTGTTTATGGAGGAGTCCGAGTcaatttctgattatttttctCGAGTATTGGCCGTAGTcaatcaacttaaaagaaatggtGAAGATGTTGATGAGGTGAAGGTCATGGAAAAAATACTTCGAACTTTAAATCCAAGTTTTGACTTCGTTGTTACcaacattgaagaaaacaaggatttaAAGAGACCATGACTATTGAGCAACTCATGGGTTCCTTACAAGCAtacgaagaaaaacaaaagagaaaaattaaacaaaaggagGCTACGGAGCAACTACTACAATTCAACGTAAAGGAAGCAAACTATGCAAATTACAAGAGCCAAAGAGGACGAGGTTGTGGCCAAGATCGTGGACGTGGACGAGGACatggaggagaaggaagaggTGGTTACAACAACCACtccaacaaattcaacaatggagaaAGAAGTTGGAATCCACAAGTAACAAGAGGTCGTGGAAGAGGAAATTCATGGTCGAGATATGACAAATCACAAATCAAGTGcttcaattgcaacaagattggTCACTACGCATCCGAGTGTAGATTCTCGAAGAAGGTTGAAGAGAAAGCTaactttgtagaaaaaaaaggcggagaagaagaaactttgctactcgcgtgccaaaacaaatttgaagagaaaagaaacaagtggtACCTCGACACCGGCGCAAGCAACCACATGTGCGGCGATCAAAGCATGTTCGTGGAGATCAATGAAGCGGCAACTGGCGATGTCTCATTTGGAGACGACTCAAAGATACCAGTCAAAGGCAAAGGTAAAATTCTCATACGTTTGAAGAATGAGAGTCATCAATTCATATCCAATGTCTACTATGTGCCTAAcatgaagaataatattttgagcTTGGGACAATTATTAGAGAAAGGCTATGACATCCATTTGAAAGAACATAGTCTTTTCTTAAGAGATTGTAGACATAACTTGATTGCTAAGGTGCCTATGTCAAAGAATAGAATGTTCCTCTTGAACATTCAAAATGATGTGGCAAAGTGTCTCAAGGCTTGCTATACTGACTCTTCATGGCTATGGCATCTACGATTCGGGCACCTCAACTTCGACGGTCTAGAACGTTTAGCGAAGAAGGAGATGGTGAGAGGCTTGCCTAGCATCAACCACCCAGACCAACTTTGCGAAGGATGTCTAATTGGGAAGCAATTTCGTAAAAGTTTTCCAAAGGAATCAACAACAAGAGCAACAAAGCCCCTAGAGCTCATACACACCGATGTCTGTGGACCAATCAAACCCAATTCATTTGGTAAGAATAAGTACTTTCTcctctttattgatgattattccagAAAAACCTGGGTTTATTTCTTGAAGGAGAAATCAGAAGTGTTTGAAAACTTTAAGAAGTTCAAAGCCCTCGTGGAGAAAGAAAGTGATCTTTCCATCAAGGCCATGAGATCTGATCGAGGAGGAGAGTTCACTTCAAATAAGTTCAACAAATATTGTGAAGACCATGGAATCCGTCGCCCACTGACAGTGCCAAGATCGCCACAACAAAATTGAGTAACAGAGAGAAAGAACCGGACCATACTTAACATGGTGCGAAGCATGCTCAAAAGCAAGAAGATGCCGAAGGAGTTTTGGGTTGAAGCAGTGGCATGTGCAGTTTACCTAACAAACCATTCCCCAACAAGAAGCGTGCATGAGAAGACACcacaagaagcatggagtggaAGGAAGCCCGGGATCTCTCACCTCAAAGTGTTTGGAAGCATTGCCTATACCCATGTTCTAGACGAAAAGAGGACAAAGCTCGATGATAAAAGTGAGAAGTACGTGTTTGTGGGTTACGACTCAAGATCCAAGGGGTACAAGCTCTATAATCCAAATAGTAGAAAGATAGTCATAAGTCGCGATGTGGAGTTCGACGAAGAAGATTGTTGGGATTGGAGTGTTCAAGAAGATAAGTAtgattttcttccttattttgaagaagatgatgaaattgaacaaccaatcATAGAGGAACATATTACACCACCTGCCTCACCGACACCAAGGCTGGATGAAACAAGTTCAAGTGAGAGGACACCGCGACTAAGGAGCATTGAAGAGATTTATGAGGTAACCAAAAACCTAAATGACATTAACctcttttgtctttttggtGATTGTGAGCCTCTAAGCTATCAAGAAGCAGCGAAAAACATAAAGTGGAAAGACGCCATGGACGAAGAAATTAAGTCAATCACGAAGAATGATACGTGGGAACTTACTACACTTCCACGAGGACACAAAGCAATCGGAGTAAGATGGGTGTACAAGGCAAAGAAGAATGCTAAAGGAGATGTGGAGAGATACAAAGCAAGATTGGTGGCTAAAGGCTATAGTCAAAGACAAGGAATTGACTATGATGAGGTATTTGCTCCTGTTGCTCGTCTTGAAACTATTAGACTGATCATTTCTTTGGCAGCCCAAAATAAATGGAAgatctatcaaatggatgtgaagtcaGCCTTC
This genomic interval from Glycine max cultivar Williams 82 chromosome 5, Glycine_max_v4.0, whole genome shotgun sequence contains the following:
- the GH3 gene encoding auxin-responsive protein GH3 gives rise to the protein MAIATCDHDKNAKALQFIEDMTQNTESVQERVLAEILSQNSQTEYLKRFELNGATDRDTFKSKVPVVSYDDLKHDIHRIANGDRSPILCAHPISEFLTSSGTSAGERKLMPTIRQEMDRRQLIFSLPMPVMNQYVTDMDKGKALIFLFTKAEQKTPSGLVARPVSASMYKSDQFKNRPYDPYNVYTSPDEAILCPDSFQSMYTQMLCGLIMRHQVLRVGANFASGLLRSIHLLQLNWAQLSHDISTGTLNPKITDPAIKQRMTQILKPDPELAEFIVKECSGENWERIIPRIWPNTKYVEVVVTGAMAQYVPTLDYYSGGLPLASNIYGSSECFFGINLNPFCNPSDVSYTIMPNMGYFEFLPQDHDDDASSSSGSSFTLSRLIDLDDVELGKSYEIVVTTYSGLCRYRVGDILRVTGFHNTAPQFSFVRRKNVLLSIDSDKTDEAELQNAVEKASVLLKEFKTSVVEYTSFADTKSIPGHYVIYWELLMKDSSNAPTTEALEQCCLTMEESLNAVYRQGRVADHSIGPLEIRVVKNGTFEELMDYAISRGASISQYKVPRCVTFTPITELLDSRVESVHFSPSEPHWTPERRR